CGACGCCCGCGCAGGAGCCGGAGCCGCTCGCGTATCTGCGACACGCGGGCGATCACGCTTTCGATATCGAGCTGTCCGTTGACCTGCGGCCCGAAGGCGCGGCCACCGCGACGACGATCTCGCGCACCAACTTCAGGCTGATGTACTGGTCGATGGCGCAGCAGTTGGCGCACCACACGGTGTCAGGCTGCAACACGCGCGTGGGCGACCTCTTGGGCTCCGGCACGATCAGCGGGCCGACGCCCGACTCGTGCGGCAGCCTTTTGGAAGCGACATGGAATGGCCAGCGACCCGTGCGACTGGAAGAAGGCGGCGAGCGCGCGTTCCTTCAGGACGGCGATGAGATCACGCTACGCGGCTGGTGTCAGGGCGACGGTTATCGCGTGGGCTTCGGCGACTGCGTGGGGCGCATCCTCCCGGCGCGTTCCTTGACGTGAGGCATAGAACATGACAAAGACGACAATCGACGTCGAGCGCGCGCTCGGCGATGCGCACCGGCCCGCGTTTCACTTCATGCTGCTCGCGCTGTGCGGGCTGTGCCTCGTGATCGACGGCTTCGACGCGCAGGCGATGGGCTACGTCGCGCCGGCCGTCATCGCCGAATGGGGCGTGCCGAAGTCCGCGCTCGGGCCGGTGTTCAGCGCGAGCCTCTTCGGCATGCTGCTCGGCGCGCTCGGCCTGTCCGTGCTGGCCGACCGCATCGGGCGCAGGCCGGTGCTGATCGGCGCGACGCTGTTCTTCGGACTCACGATGATCGCGACCGCCTTCACGCACAGCCTGCCGGTGCTGACCGCGCTGCGCTTCGTGACCGGCCTCGGGCTCGGCTGCATCATGCCGAACGCGATGGCGCTGGTCGGCGAATTCTCCAGCACTCAGCACCGCGTCAAGCGCATGATGCTGGTCTCCTGCGGCTTCACGCTCGGCGCGGCGCTCGGCGGTTTCCTGAGCGCGGCGCTGATTCCGTCGCTCGGCTGGCGCTCGGTCTTCTGGGTCGGCGGCGCGGTGCCGATCGTGCTCGCGCTCGCCATGTTCGTCGGGCTGCCCGAATCGCTGCAGTTTCTCGTGCTGAAGGGGCATGAAGCCCGGGCGCGCGCGTGGCTCGCGAAGTTCGATCCGTCGCTGCGCATCGATTCCACGACGCGCCTTATCGTGCGAGAAAAGGGCGGCGAAGGCGCGCCGGTGGCCGAGCTCTTCCGCGCGGGGCGCACGCCCGTTACGCTGATTTTGTGGGCGATCAGCTTTATGAACCTGATCGACCTGTACTTCCTGTCTAACTGGCTGCCGACCGTCATGCGCGATGCGGGGTATTCGCCCGGCATGGCGGTGCTCGTCGGCACGCTGTTGCAAACGGGCGGCGTGCTCGGGACCTTGCTGCTCGGCTGGTTCATCGAGCGCTTCGGCTTCGTGCGCGTGCTGCTCGGGTGCTTCGGTGTCGGCGCGGTTTGCGTTGGGGTGATCGGCGGCGTCGCGCACGTTCAGATGTGGCTCTTCGTGGCCGTGTTCGCCGCGGGCTTTTGCATCGTCGGCGGCCAGCCTGCCGTCAACGCGCTCGCCGGCCATTACTATCCGACGACGCTGCGTTCCACCGGCATCGGCTGGAGTCTGGGCATCGGGCGCGTGGGATCTGTGATCGGGCCGCTCGTCGGCGGGCAGATGATCGCGCTCGGATGGAGCAACGTCGAACTGTTTCACGCGGCGGCCGTGCCGGTGTTTTGTTCGGCGCTGCTGGTGGTGGCGCTGGCCGCGGTGCGCAGAGAAAAGCGTGGAGTGGTGACGGCAGCCTGAACCCGAAGCGCTATTCCATCAATCGAAAAAGACAGCCCAGAGATACGCCGATTCGTGCTTGAAAACGCACGGTCGGTAGCCAACAATAAAGCCATCTTGACAGCCGGGCGCCAGACCCGGCTGCGTCATATCAATGCCATGCCGTGATTCAACGCGAAACATGCGCAAGCAAGAGCGCATGAACGCGATGCATTGAGTCGCCAATTCAACATCGGTCTTTCCGGAAAGTGAATATCGAACGCGATCTTCGGCGTTCGTTTAGTAGTACGCAGGTCTTGCATGGCAATGCCTCGTCGAATCACACCCATAAGGAAGAAAATGAAAACCGACCGCATGAGAAAGGCGCTCATTATGGCTGCGGCTGTCGTCGGCACGGCGTTCATGCCGATAAGCGGCATGGCTGGCAATCCCACACCGAATCCGTATTTATCCGCGCCCAAAGGCGCAATGACACACTTCGATCCCGCGCAAACCGATGCCTTCACGCAAGCGATACCCGCCGGCACGCGCACCGCTTATGGACCGCTCGGCGTCACGCCGCAAGCATCGAATGGATTTTTGAACTTCGTCACGCTCAAATCGACTTCGCCCGATTATGTGTGGGCGGTGTCGAGCACAGGCGTGTCTTATCTCAAAGTCGCGAACGACGCCGTGACGCAAATGGGCGCAACGCTGGTTTTTCCGGGAGCCGTCTTCGTTGCGCAAAATCTTTTGACGGCCGTTTTAACGCAGCCTTTCACGACCGTGCAGCAGGTTCAGGCCGCGCTTCAGTCGCTCGGGCTTTTGACCGCGGGACAATCCCTCGGTCCGGCTTATAGCCTCGTGGATGCGGACAACGTGCTGTATTCCGGCGCGGTCAACAGCATTGTCGCCGTGGGCCTGATTTCGCCGGACGTGCCCGCGTTGGGCGTCCGCATATTGCGCTCGATGCCGTCATCCGCATTCGTTCAGTCGGGCGAGTCCGTCACGGGGCTTTCGCTGACTTACGACGGCAAACTCGTCGTGCAGGGAACGCGCTCCGTTTCCGTGGTGGATCGCAATTTCAATTCGACGCCGCAAACGCTTCGCTTCGGCAACGACGAAACCATCTCCAATTCACTGGCCATCGACGAGAATAACGGCATTTATATCGTCAGCGACAAGAAGATGCACAAGGTCATTTGGACCGGCAGTGTCTTGTCGAATCAGTCGACGGACGGCGCGTGGGAATCGCCGTATCCGACCGGCGACACGTATCCCACGCTATTCGGTTCAGGCTCCGGTTCGACGCCCACGCTGATGGGATTCGGCAGCGATCCGGACAAACTCGTCGTCATTACAGACGGCCTCAAGCGCATGAGTCTCGTCGCATTCTGGCGAGATGCCATTCCTTCAGGATTCACTAATCGCATTGCGGGGCAAATTTCGGTGACGGCAGGCTTGCCGCCCGATACGCAAACCATCCAGTCCGATCAATCCGTCACGGTGGATGGTTATGGCGCTTTCGTCGTGAATAACGTGGGTCCGGGCGGACTGCGAGACAGCATAGGCACCATCATTCCCGATGCGATCGCGCGCGGGCCGATTCTCGATTCGCCGCTGGGCGTCGAGCGATTCGAGTGGAATCCGTCGACGCATAACTGGGCTTCGGTTTGGGCGCGCGGCGATATCTCGTCCAATACGATGATTCCGGGAAAGAGCATCGCGTCAAATACGGTGTTTGTCAGCGGTTATTACCGGACGAACAATAGCGGATGGGAAATCGCGGGGCTCGACTGGAACACCGGGCAGACCGTGCATCGCACGATTCTCGGCACCAGCATTTACGGGAACGGAATGTATGCGCCGATCGAGTTTCTGCCGGACGGCGATCTGTTCTTCAACGGCATTCTCGGCTTCATTCGCGTTCAGTTGCCAAGCGGGCTGATCTATCCGGCCGGTTTGCCGCTTTGAGTCGCGAGGGCCGCATCAACTGACGCTGGCGGCCGCTCGCCGTTCCCACGCGGCCGCCGCCACGAACGCGAGCGCCGCGGCGACCAGCACCGCGATCAGCGCGTTTGCGCCCGCGCGCCGCATCAGCATGCCCGCGACGATCGGCCCGCCGAAACTCGCGACGCTCCACGAAGCGCCGACGATCGCCGTCGCCGATATGAGCGCCGCGCCCCGAAAGCGTTCGCCGCACGCGACGATCGACAGCGTGTAGACGCTGCCCGCCGCTGCGCCGATCACGAACAGCAGCGGCCAGCAGAGCCACGGATAGGCGACGGCCCACGGCAGCGCCGGCAGCAGCGCGACGACCACGACGCCCGCGCCCATGTGCACCTTCGCGCGCCCCATGCGATCGGCGAGCCAGCCGATCGGGAACTGCATCGTCGTGTCGCCGAGCAGGATCGCGGAGGCAAACAGCACGCCGGTATTCGCGCTCACGCCGTGAGATATCGCGAACAGCGGCAACAGCGAAAGCGCGAGCGTGTCGAAGAGCGCGAAGAAGCCCGTGCCGATCACGAGCGCCGGCATGCGCGGCAGCACGCGCCGCCAGTCGCTGTGTCCCGCGTGCTCGATGCCGTCGGCAGCCAGCCCCTGTGGCGACACGCGGATCGTCGCGAGCGCGGGCAAGGCAAGAAGAAAGATCGCGCCGCAGAGGGCGAAGCGCGTCGACTGCCAGCCGCCCGCCACGCTCACGAGCACCGGCCCGGCCATCTGAAACAGCGTGAAATTCGTCGCGTAAAGCGCGACGACGCGGCCGCGCGTGGAATCGTCCGCGAGCGCGGCCACCCACGCCTCGCCGATGGTGAAGAGCAGCATCAGTGCCGCGCCGCACGCAAAACGCAGCGCGGCCCAGAGCCGCAGGTCGATGGAAAACTGCATCGCGATGGTCGCGAGCGCCGCGACGACGACCGCGCCCATGATCGTGCCGCGCGCGCCGTATCGCGACGCAATGCGGCTCGCGAAAGGCGCGACGACGAGTCCGCCGCCGGCCTGCATCGCCGTCATGATGCCGACGACGTCCGACCCGTAGCCCGCCTGCGTCAGCGCGAGCGCGGTGAGCGGCAGCGTCGCGCCGAGACCCAGGCCCACCACCGCGACGCTCGAAATCAGCGCGAAGAAGTCGCGCGAGAGGACGCCTCTCATCGACTGCGTCCAGCGAGACTCAGGCAGCCTGCCCGATGGCGAGACGGCGCGCGCGCTTGTCGAGCGTCGCGGAGAGCAGCGTCAGCCCGAACGCGCCGCACGCCATCGCGACGCCGACCCACGGCAGCGAGGTCAGCGGCGCGCCGGCGCTGATCGCGCAGCCGCCCAGCCACGCGCCCGTCGCGTTGCCGAGATTGAACGCGCCCTGATTGAGCGTGGAGGCGAGATTCGGCGCATCGCTCGCGCGGTTGACGATCAGGATTTGCAGCGGCGGCACGATAGCGAACGCGAGCACGCCCCACAGGAAGATGGTGATCATCGCGGAGATCGATTCGTGCATCGTCGCCGCGAACACCGTCAGGATCACGACGATCGACAGCAGGAACGACAGCAGCGAGCGCAGCAGCTTCCAGTCCGCGAGCTTGCCGCCGAGCGTGCTGCCGACCGTCAGCCCGAGGCCGAAGAGCAGCAGCACGTACGTGACCGCGTGCGGCGAAACGCCCGTCACGTCTTCGAGGATCGGCGTGATATACGTGAAAACGGAAAAGAGGCTCGCCGAAGCCAGCACGCTGATGCCGAGCACCATCAGGACTTGCGGGTTTTTGAGCACGTTGAATTCGCGCAGGATGCTGGTTTCGCGCATCTCGATGTGCTTGGGCAGGCACACCGCCAGGGCGCCCGCCGCCGCGATGCCGATGAGCGTCACGACCCAGAACGTCGCGCGCCAGCCGGCCGCCTGACCGAGCGCGGTGCCGAGCGGCACGCCGAGCACGTTGGCGAGCGTGAGGCCCGTGAACATGAGCGCGATGGCTTGCGCGCGACGGTTCGGCGCGACGAGATCGGCGGCGACCACCGAGCCGATGCCGAAGAACGCGCCGTGGCAGAACGCCGTGACGATGCGCGCGCCCATGAGCACCCAGTAATTCGGCGCGAGCGCGCACAGCAGATTGCCGACGATGAACACGCCGATCAGGCCCATCAGTGCCTTCTTGCGCGGCATCTTCGCGGTGACGATGGCGAGAATCGGCGCGCCGATGGTCACGCCGAGCGCATAGCCCGAGACGAGCATGCCGGCGGCGGGAATCGACACGGCGAGATCACGCGCGACGTTGGGCAAGAGGCCCATGATGACGAATTCGGTCGTGCCGATGCCGAACGCGGCAATTGCAAGAGCGAGGAGAGGCAAGGGCATGGCAAAAGGCGGGGAAAATGGGCGCGCCGGCCTGAATCGGGCGCAGGGAAGGCTCGAATTCTACCGAAAGGTGATTTTTGGTGCTGGTAGAAACCCTGAGATTGCGCCGCGCCGACAATGCCGGATCATGGGCGGTTCCTTTTATGATCGGCCCGCGCGGCGCTGGGATCTTTCATGATTCACGTTAGCGGCGCGGCTCACGCTTCGCATTTTTGCCCGACACGCGCCATTCGTTGCGCGGCGCGGG
The Caballeronia sp. M1242 DNA segment above includes these coding regions:
- a CDS encoding MFS transporter, whose translation is MTKTTIDVERALGDAHRPAFHFMLLALCGLCLVIDGFDAQAMGYVAPAVIAEWGVPKSALGPVFSASLFGMLLGALGLSVLADRIGRRPVLIGATLFFGLTMIATAFTHSLPVLTALRFVTGLGLGCIMPNAMALVGEFSSTQHRVKRMMLVSCGFTLGAALGGFLSAALIPSLGWRSVFWVGGAVPIVLALAMFVGLPESLQFLVLKGHEARARAWLAKFDPSLRIDSTTRLIVREKGGEGAPVAELFRAGRTPVTLILWAISFMNLIDLYFLSNWLPTVMRDAGYSPGMAVLVGTLLQTGGVLGTLLLGWFIERFGFVRVLLGCFGVGAVCVGVIGGVAHVQMWLFVAVFAAGFCIVGGQPAVNALAGHYYPTTLRSTGIGWSLGIGRVGSVIGPLVGGQMIALGWSNVELFHAAAVPVFCSALLVVALAAVRREKRGVVTAA
- a CDS encoding MFS transporter, encoding MRGVLSRDFFALISSVAVVGLGLGATLPLTALALTQAGYGSDVVGIMTAMQAGGGLVVAPFASRIASRYGARGTIMGAVVVAALATIAMQFSIDLRLWAALRFACGAALMLLFTIGEAWVAALADDSTRGRVVALYATNFTLFQMAGPVLVSVAGGWQSTRFALCGAIFLLALPALATIRVSPQGLAADGIEHAGHSDWRRVLPRMPALVIGTGFFALFDTLALSLLPLFAISHGVSANTGVLFASAILLGDTTMQFPIGWLADRMGRAKVHMGAGVVVVALLPALPWAVAYPWLCWPLLFVIGAAAGSVYTLSIVACGERFRGAALISATAIVGASWSVASFGGPIVAGMLMRRAGANALIAVLVAAALAFVAAAAWERRAAASVS
- a CDS encoding MFS transporter, which gives rise to MPLPLLALAIAAFGIGTTEFVIMGLLPNVARDLAVSIPAAGMLVSGYALGVTIGAPILAIVTAKMPRKKALMGLIGVFIVGNLLCALAPNYWVLMGARIVTAFCHGAFFGIGSVVAADLVAPNRRAQAIALMFTGLTLANVLGVPLGTALGQAAGWRATFWVVTLIGIAAAGALAVCLPKHIEMRETSILREFNVLKNPQVLMVLGISVLASASLFSVFTYITPILEDVTGVSPHAVTYVLLLFGLGLTVGSTLGGKLADWKLLRSLLSFLLSIVVILTVFAATMHESISAMITIFLWGVLAFAIVPPLQILIVNRASDAPNLASTLNQGAFNLGNATGAWLGGCAISAGAPLTSLPWVGVAMACGAFGLTLLSATLDKRARRLAIGQAA